In a single window of the Pseudobdellovibrionaceae bacterium genome:
- the ald gene encoding alanine dehydrogenase: MRVGVPKEIKISESRVGLTESGVRQFVAQGHEVFVETQAGLGCLITDENYLSVGAKIVDSAKEVYENAEMIIKVKEPLPQEYDLMQEGQLLFTYLHLAAEPQLAKILCDKKIQSIAYETIQESDGSLPLLTPMSEVAGRMATQVGAFYLQKDHGGKGILLGGVTGVKKAQVTIVGGGVVGVQAAKMAVGLGADVILLDIDHARLSFLDDLFQGRVQTLFSNAQNLEESVINTDLLIGAVLVAGHKAPQLITEAMIHKMSKGSVVVDVAVDQGGCIATCKPTSHVNPTYEINGVLHYCVPNIPGVVPRTSTYALTNATLPYGLTLAKYGLKKALEKKPILKSGINVYDGYIAYQAVAQDLNMEYRPYLN, translated from the coding sequence ATGAGAGTAGGAGTTCCTAAAGAAATTAAAATTAGTGAATCGAGAGTAGGGTTAACCGAATCGGGTGTTAGGCAGTTTGTTGCCCAAGGTCACGAGGTTTTTGTAGAAACACAAGCGGGTTTAGGCTGTTTGATTACTGACGAAAATTACTTATCTGTGGGAGCCAAAATTGTCGACTCTGCTAAAGAAGTTTATGAAAACGCAGAAATGATCATTAAGGTAAAAGAACCTTTACCTCAAGAGTATGATTTAATGCAAGAGGGTCAGCTATTATTTACTTATTTGCATTTAGCTGCCGAGCCTCAGTTAGCGAAAATTTTATGTGATAAAAAAATTCAATCTATTGCTTATGAAACCATTCAAGAAAGCGATGGAAGCTTGCCTTTGTTAACTCCTATGAGTGAAGTTGCAGGGCGTATGGCTACTCAAGTGGGTGCTTTTTATTTACAAAAAGACCATGGTGGAAAAGGCATTTTATTAGGAGGAGTAACCGGTGTTAAAAAAGCACAAGTTACTATTGTTGGAGGTGGAGTAGTAGGTGTTCAAGCGGCAAAAATGGCCGTGGGCTTGGGCGCAGATGTTATTTTATTAGATATTGATCATGCTCGCTTAAGTTTTTTAGATGACCTTTTTCAAGGGCGAGTGCAAACTTTGTTTTCTAATGCACAGAACTTAGAAGAGTCAGTAATTAATACCGATTTATTAATTGGTGCCGTTTTAGTAGCTGGCCATAAAGCGCCTCAGTTGATTACAGAAGCCATGATTCATAAAATGAGTAAAGGTTCTGTAGTTGTAGATGTAGCTGTGGACCAAGGTGGTTGTATAGCCACTTGCAAGCCCACCAGTCATGTGAACCCTACTTACGAAATTAATGGAGTACTACATTACTGTGTTCCTAATATTCCAGGAGTGGTGCCTAGAACTTCTACTTACGCATTAACTAATGCCACTTTGCCTTATGGTTTAACATTGGCAAAGTATGGTTTAAAAAAAGCTTTAGAAAAAAAACCAATTTTAAAGTCGGGCATTAATGTTTATGATGGTTATATTGCCTATCAAGCTGTAGCTCAAGATTTAAATATGGAATATAGACCTTATTTAAATTAA
- a CDS encoding LysM peptidoglycan-binding domain-containing protein — translation MMRYFRWVMFGIILVSHGVVSASFNSDYEDWLHNIYLEFYEQAVPAQRWDGIVTSKNKDNYKVKPGDNLSQISANVLGSATYWPKLWAVNSQLSNPHLIAENTHLSLKAGGGLRFSAAGKPARKQITAKFIRENKEGKKIKENKKVLLPALTSRIRPVLKKFPKSFPLWKSIYHQQQEKLTNELAIEFVEPAVSGQKLSVYLDNMIIERIPNSIGEVLPSGRRLLYSKGQDIFIKVFGDAVVDVGQRLRVVDTKPIYFKNQSIDERLLQVRAELKVIEVVAKTDEAFYAEYKAKITHSFLSIKEGDSIIYGPLRKFFVEKNTSNKTLPRLGLIMGGKGLSSPELLGLHNLVYLNVGLQDSLKVGDVFPVYQSLKSRGGRDRWGDTVAAYINILNVQKNTATAVISQIMSDIKVGDRVGSFDGVSDLKREESDKLDFEEFGDDEDILEESSFFEKKKTIGEAAQDKQLEGDLNGNELEDDLENDLENNESEEEEELDL, via the coding sequence ATGATGCGTTATTTTAGATGGGTTATGTTTGGCATAATACTGGTTTCACATGGGGTGGTTAGTGCTAGTTTTAACTCCGACTACGAAGACTGGTTGCATAATATTTATTTAGAGTTTTATGAACAAGCGGTTCCTGCTCAGCGCTGGGATGGAATTGTAACCAGTAAAAATAAGGATAATTATAAAGTAAAGCCTGGAGATAATTTATCACAAATTAGTGCCAATGTTTTAGGTTCGGCTACTTATTGGCCTAAGTTATGGGCGGTAAATTCTCAATTATCTAATCCGCACTTAATTGCCGAAAATACTCATCTGAGCCTTAAGGCAGGTGGAGGTTTGCGTTTTTCTGCAGCAGGAAAACCAGCAAGAAAGCAAATTACTGCAAAATTTATAAGAGAGAATAAAGAGGGAAAAAAAATTAAAGAAAATAAAAAAGTACTTTTGCCTGCCCTGACATCTAGGATACGGCCCGTACTTAAGAAGTTTCCAAAAAGCTTTCCCTTATGGAAATCCATTTATCATCAGCAACAAGAAAAACTAACCAATGAGTTAGCCATAGAGTTTGTAGAGCCTGCTGTGTCTGGTCAAAAACTCTCTGTGTATTTGGATAATATGATTATAGAGCGCATACCAAATAGTATTGGTGAGGTATTGCCCAGTGGGCGAAGGCTTTTATATTCTAAGGGTCAGGATATATTTATTAAAGTTTTTGGCGATGCCGTGGTGGATGTAGGGCAACGACTTAGAGTGGTAGATACTAAACCTATTTATTTTAAAAACCAATCCATTGATGAAAGGCTGTTACAAGTAAGAGCGGAATTAAAAGTGATTGAGGTTGTAGCTAAAACAGACGAGGCTTTTTATGCAGAATATAAGGCTAAAATTACACACTCTTTTCTTTCCATAAAAGAAGGAGATTCTATTATTTACGGGCCATTGCGTAAATTTTTTGTAGAAAAAAACACTAGCAACAAAACATTGCCTCGCTTAGGTTTAATTATGGGAGGGAAGGGTTTGTCTTCTCCAGAATTATTGGGCTTACATAATTTAGTGTATTTAAATGTAGGCTTGCAGGATTCATTAAAGGTGGGAGATGTTTTTCCAGTATATCAAAGCTTAAAATCTAGAGGAGGCCGTGATCGTTGGGGAGATACAGTGGCTGCGTATATTAATATTTTAAATGTTCAAAAAAATACAGCCACTGCGGTGATTAGCCAAATTATGTCAGACATTAAAGTGGGTGACCGAGTTGGTAGCTTTGATGGAGTCAGCGATTTAAAGCGTGAAGAAAGTGATAAGTTAGATTTTGAGGAGTTTGGCGATGATGAAGACATCTTGGAGGAGAGTAGTTTTTTTGAAAAGAAAAAAACAAT